Proteins from a single region of Bacteroidota bacterium:
- a CDS encoding GHKL domain-containing protein, whose protein sequence is METDNDIFLSKLPIHYSEIKYKSEKTGSTHWLQTIKVPLKDSEGNLTELLSVSTDITELKKKEKELANLNEELEGKVNKRTALLEAANKELETFNYSVSHDLRTPLRTIDIFAYFLEKNYKDILDEEGGANIVQIRQSIMKMSSLIDNLLIYSKMGRMDIHNTTFNLEDLLRESVVEVSKQMETEKVEFKFEDLPDISTDYNLLKQAIVNLISNAVKFSATRKLPIIEFSGETQGRTITFSIKDNGVGFSMEFKEKLFKAFKRLHSEEHFEGSGVGLAIVEKIVKRLNGRIWAESEENTGTTFFISLPR, encoded by the coding sequence TTGGAAACAGATAATGATATTTTCTTATCTAAATTACCTATCCATTATTCTGAAATAAAATATAAAAGCGAAAAAACAGGAAGCACGCATTGGTTGCAAACAATAAAGGTTCCTTTAAAAGATTCTGAAGGTAATCTCACAGAATTACTTTCAGTTTCTACCGATATTACGGAATTAAAAAAGAAGGAAAAAGAGCTTGCAAATTTAAATGAAGAACTGGAAGGGAAAGTGAATAAACGTACTGCGTTGTTAGAGGCTGCTAATAAAGAATTGGAAACTTTTAATTATTCCGTTTCACACGATTTGCGCACACCACTGCGCACCATAGATATTTTTGCATACTTTCTGGAGAAAAATTATAAAGATATTTTAGATGAAGAGGGAGGCGCAAACATCGTACAGATACGTCAAAGTATTATGAAGATGAGTTCACTGATTGACAACTTGTTGATTTATTCTAAGATGGGTAGAATGGATATTCATAATACCACATTTAATTTGGAAGATTTATTACGTGAATCAGTTGTTGAAGTTTCCAAACAAATGGAAACAGAAAAAGTGGAATTTAAATTTGAAGATTTACCGGATATAAGTACAGATTATAATTTATTAAAACAAGCAATCGTCAATTTAATTTCCAATGCAGTAAAATTCAGTGCAACACGAAAATTACCTATCATAGAATTCTCCGGTGAAACACAGGGACGCACAATCACTTTCAGTATAAAAGATAATGGCGTTGGATTTAGCATGGAGTTCAAAGAGAAATTATTTAAAGCATTTAAGCGATTACACAGTGAAGAGCATTTTGAAGGCAGTGGCGTTGGCCTTGCCATTGTCGAAAAAATTGTGAAACGATTAAATGGTAGAATCTGGGCTGAAAGCGAAGAAAATACAGGTACAACTTTCTTTATCAGTCTTCCCCGATAA